A segment of the Brienomyrus brachyistius isolate T26 chromosome 13, BBRACH_0.4, whole genome shotgun sequence genome:
ACCCTGACTGTCAGATTCTGCATCAGGCTCAGTGGGCTttttctgtccatctgtcttctCCTGCTGCTCAACATCTTTCTTGGATTCAGACTCTGCTTCCGGAAACTTTGGTTCTTCAGGCTCAACGATCATGTGTTTCTTGAGCCTGGACCAGCCGCTGACCTTGGATTTTAAGCCCTTTGTTTTCAGCATTGTTTTTAGTAAAACTTCTCCCTCTGGTAGTGATTTGTCACCAGTTCCACTCTTCCCTTTAGATGACAGCATGACTAAAGTCATATCCTCTTTAAGATCTTTTATTTCTGAGGCTGTAACCTCACTGTTAGCTGAGTCGGTTTGCATTGCTTCATCACCGATTTGATCAGGAGGCCTAATTTCGCTTAGAGCTGGGGCAATAATTTGGGGAGAAGAGGTAGGCAAATTGATCACAATGGCCTCCGTTTTGTCAGCAGGTGTTTTGGGTATGAGTGCCCCCTCTGATTGTGGTGTTTGTTTTACGCTATTAAGCACAGCCACAACTTGGTCGGTCAGTACTTTGGCACTACTTATGTCCTTGACAGGACTTTTTACCCTCgttagtgggtgtggcagggtgcTTTTCTCACTTGCATGAAACACAGAAGGACTAACTCCTAGTGATTTTTTTGTAGATGCATTTAATGCTTTTAGTTTTGATGATGGTGCTTCTACTAAAGTACAGTCAGGAATCTCCTgtgtttcagaaatacctgttgCTATTTTTGGAGCCTCATATGTTGGTGTTTTTGCTCTTTGGGTCTCCATAGGGATTGTTGCTATTGATGGTTCTATAGTTGATGTTACAACCTTTTGAGTATCTCGAGTAGGTGTTTTAACTCTCTTTACTCCAGATGTGTGAACTTTAGATTTTTCTTCATCAGATAACTTTGTTAGAATTTCTTCTGCCTCAACTGTTATTCTCACTTCACTGGAAGTGGTTTTTGGTCTTGGGACTgaattttcagtttcagttaCTGATACTTCACTGTCCGCTGATATTTCTGGTTCTTTAGAAGCTGCCTGAGGTTTTGTGACTTCAGGCAAGGTAGGTGCTACTGTAGATATGTTCGGGTCATATGTTGGGGTCTTGGGTCTCTGATACCCAAAATGAGGTGTTGCAGGCTTAGATGTTTTGTATGTGGGAGTTTTCGGTCTTTGGTGTCCAGTTGGAAGAGATGTGGGCTTAGGAGCTTCATATGTAGGAGTTCTTGGTCTTTGGTACCCAGTGGAAGGAGCTGTGTACTTAGAAGTTTCAGTTTCAGCAGGAGTGTCATCTTTTGCTGGTGTTTTTGCAGATTCAGATGAAAGACATTGTTTTAGAGTTTCAGGCTCAGCTGGAGTTTCAACAGAGTTTGGAACTTTgagtgtctgtgggtcctttcTGACTGTGGAGTTGTGAGCATCTCCTGATGTGGTTGTAACAGGGGAAGTTGCAAATAAAAGTGGATTGACCCTTGGTTTTTCAAAAACAGGTGTTTTTGCTCGAGGGGTTTGGTATGAAGGTGTTTTGGGTCGTCTTGCAACAGAAATCTCACGTGTTGGTGTTGGACCTTTGTTCTCTTCAGCTATGGATGCAACAATTTTCTTGATTTCAGATGTAGGGGTTGCACCTCTCTTTATACCAGATATTGGTGTGTTACCCCTGCTCACTTCAGATATGGGTGTGGTAACTCTCCTGATTTCAGATGTAGGTGTCGTACCTCTCTTCACTTCAGATGTTGCTGCAATACCTCTGCTCACTTCAGATATGGGTGTGGTAACTCTCCTGATTTCAGATGTAGGTGTCGTACCTCTCTTCACTTCAGATGTTGCTGCAATACCTCTGCTCACTTCAGATATGGGTGTGGTAACTCTCCTTATTTCAGATGTAGGTGTCGTACCTCTCTTCACTTCAGATGTTGCTGTAATACCTCTGCTCACTTCAGATATGGGTGTGGTAACTCTCCTTATTTCAGATGTAGGTGTCGTACCTCTCTTCACTTCAGATGTTGCTGCAATACCTCTGCTCACTTCAGATATGGGTGTGGTAACTCTCCTGATTTCAGATGTAGGTGTCGTACCTCTCTTCACTTCAGATGTTGCTGTAATACCTCTGCTCACTTCAGATATGGGTGTGGTAACTCTCCTGATTTCAGATGTAGGTGTTACTGCTCTCTTTACCTCAAATGTAGGCGTTGCCACTCTCTTTACCTCAAATGTAGGTGTTTTACTCCTGGGTGTTGTTGTTCCATAATGAAATGGCTTCAGCCCTGAACTGTCATAGAAAGGTGACTTCGACCTCTCATGAAATGGAGATTTAGCTGTATACATTGTTATCTGGGGAACATCAAACATGGGTTTTTTGGATTTGGGAGCCTCGGTGATGATTATCTGTAGACTGTGCTTTCCATGAATTGTCCTTACCTGGCTTGAAACATGGGATGCTGAGGGTACTGTAGCTGGGCCTGATGTCGTAATTAGTAATGATGGCACGACTGCCTGCCCAGGACGCTGAGCTGCAGCTGGAGTTTGCGGTGTTGATGATTGTGCTGGGGTGTATGTATGCAGTGAGGCCACTAGCTGGGGACTGGTGCAGACTGGAGCTGTGTAGGTCTGCGTGGAAATCCTAGCTGTTTTTCCATAATTTCGGTGGACTGGGTAAGGGGACGCAGTGTGCTGATAGAGGGGCCTGATGAAGAACCTGGGCTGCACAGTACTTGCATAGATGGGGGTCTCTGGTGTCCTGGGTGGAGTTGAGGGGTCACTTTTCTCAAGGTCAGGGCTGGCCTCGCTCACAGGAGAGAGGCTGGAGCGATAGGGCGCGGGCGCCTGTGTGGCAGGCGGAGCTGCCTTCTTCTTGGCCGTTCTCTTGAGTAACTTCTGGAGCCGGATATTGTCCTTTGCTGGCTTTGGGAGCAGGGGCGGTGGGAACTGCTGGGAGAGCAGGCCTGGTTGAGGAGCACTTCCATAACTGGCAGCCATCAGAATATATTCCCCCTGAAGCATCAGAAGAAAGGGAGCATAATTCTTagattatttttattgaaaaatgtGAACTTCGTTTAACGCATGACATTTCTCATTCTTTTACTGCTATTTACTTACTTACTCTTTTATGTTAATACTTAAATCCACATCAATGAGTCACAAAAATTACAAGTGAGAGACCCATGTTTACATCAGAACTTATAAAATGATTTCAAAACAGTTTGTTTGTCAAAAAGAGATTTGTTAAAAATTAACAACATTAATGTTGAAACCTTCTAAGcagaggtggacagttcaggtccagaaagtaaaaatccagaccaagattttgtttcaaccaacctgtTGAGTATAAGgagtcagagtcacagagtagttgtggtcgaaacaaaatcttggtctggatttttactttctgtacTTAATCAATCCTCTTCTGCTAATAAGAATGAATACTGCAATAATATACCATTACCTGACATTCCCCAGTAAAACCTACCTAGAATCGGGTACCCTATGTCCTTTTCTCGCTAATCTACGCTACATTCTAGGCATATATTTGCAGTCAGTTATGTGCTGCCAGGAATTCAAAGAGCAACTCATAAAAGAACGCTTTGTATTTTTGCATAATCGAATGAACATTTGATTCTGTATTCTGCATGTTTAAAACATCAGCCTGTTTCATATGACGCAGTGACTGACAGCATGTGGTTTGGTGTTACAGGTGTGCTCTGCCAGGGGGAGTTCTGAAGCGGGGACAAGTGTGCAGTTCTGACCAGACGACGACTTAACTTATGTTGTTTACTGATTTGGACTCTGTACCGCTGATGCTGTTAGCGGGCATCGTTCGACCACCTCTGGAAGATTCCAGCGGCAGTAACGTTTCGTGTTTCTGTGCTCTGTGTTTCTGCTGAAGCTTGCGTTAAAAATGAAACCTTTCATTCCCACAGAATCAGATCTCCATTACATTGTTTTCAATTGGAATATATGTTTAGTGAACACGTTTAGGAGGTTTTGTGTATATATACGTATGAATGTATAATTACTGTGCAAATCAATCCgctggtattttttttttttggaaatttaTATGTGTCGGGCCAAATGGATTTATACAGGAATGACTTATGGTGCCTCCTTTCAATTTACGTTTGATTTTTGCAAACTGAAATAATCAGTGAACATCAGATGGACGTTAACTTTGAAGCAGGGAGTATATCTAGTGACAAAAGTGTTGGCTGGAGTTTCATATTGTTTCATTTATATACTTGGTCAACATATCACTGACATACAGATGTCAGCCGGACCCCATCACTGCCTGCATTTGGCACAGGAAAAGCCTCGTGAAAGAGCCTGTAACTCAGCCACTTGCTTTTGCCATGCTTATGAACCAGTACTATTTATACACTGTAAT
Coding sequences within it:
- the prr33 gene encoding mucin-17 isoform X3, whose product is MAASYGSAPQPGLLSQQFPPPLLPKPAKDNIRLQKLLKRTAKKKAAPPATQAPAPYRSSLSPVSEASPDLEKSDPSTPPRTPETPIYASTVQPRFFIRPLYQHTASPYPVHRNYGKTARISTQTYTAPVCTSPQLVASLHTYTPAQSSTPQTPAAAQRPGQAVVPSLLITTSGPATVPSASHVSSQVRTIHGKHSLQIIITEAPKSKKPMFDVPQITMYTAKSPFHERSKSPFYDSSGLKPFHYGTTTPRSKTPTFEVKRVATPTFEVKRAVTPTSEIRRVTTPISEVSRGITATSEVKRGTTPTSEIRRVTTPISEVSRGIAATSEVKRGTTPTSEIRRVTTPISEVSRGIAATSEVKRGTTPTSEIRRVTTPISEVSRGNTPISGIKRGATPTSEIKKIVASIAEENKGPTPTREISVARRPKTPSYQTPRAKTPVFEKPRVNPLLFATSPVTTTSGDAHNSTVRKDPQTLKVPNSVETPAEPETLKQCLSSESAKTPAKDDTPAETETSKYTAPSTGYQRPRTPTYEAPKPTSLPTGHQRPKTPTYKTSKPATPHFGYQRPKTPTYDPNISTVAPTLPEVTKPQAASKEPEISADSEVSVTETENSVPRPKTTSSEVRITVEAEEILTKLSDEEKSKVHTSGVKRVKTPTRDTQKVVTSTIEPSIATIPMETQRAKTPTYEAPKIATGISETQEIPDCTLVEAPSSKLKALNASTKKSLGVSPSVFHASEKSTLPHPLTRVKSPVKDISSAKVLTDQVVAVLNSVKQTPQSEGALIPKTPADKTEAIVINLPTSSPQIIAPALSEIRPPDQIGDEAMQTDSANSEVTASEIKDLKEDMTLVMLSSKGKSGTGDKSLPEGEVLLKTMLKTKGLKSKVSGWSRLKKHMIVEPEEPKFPEAESESKKDVEQQEKTDGQKKPTEPDAESDSQGETKSKDSPRAMKMWDAVLFQMFSTKENILQQIDANKSEEEKTVRNTQEIPSFAYRLPLLLYSPQFNARKLKEAASRPTTKILTVFELGLIGRKNQDEEPKDFNRTAKGFNASKNTEA
- the prr33 gene encoding mucin-17 isoform X2: MAASYGSAPQPGLLSQQFPPPLLPKPAKDNIRLQKLLKRTAKKKAAPPATQAPAPYRSSLSPVSEASPDLEKSDPSTPPRTPETPIYASTVQPRFFIRPLYQHTASPYPVHRNYGKTARISTQTYTAPVCTSPQLVASLHTYTPAQSSTPQTPAAAQRPGQAVVPSLLITTSGPATVPSASHVSSQVRTIHGKHSLQIIITEAPKSKKPMFDVPQITMYTAKSPFHERSKSPFYDSSGLKPFHYGTTTPRSKTPTFEVKRVATPTFEVKRAVTPTSEIRRVTTPISEVSRGITATSEVKRGTTPTSEIRRVTTPISEVSRGIAATSEVKRGTTPTSEIRRVTTPISEVSRGITATSEVKRGTTPTSEIRRVTTPISEVSRGIAATSEVKRGTTPTSEIRRVTTPISEVSRGNTPISGIKRGATPTSEIKKIVASIAEENKGPTPTREISVARRPKTPSYQTPRAKTPVFEKPRVNPLLFATSPVTTTSGDAHNSTVRKDPQTLKVPNSVETPAEPETLKQCLSSESAKTPAKDDTPAETETSKYTAPSTGYQRPRTPTYEAPKPTSLPTGHQRPKTPTYKTSKPATPHFGYQRPKTPTYDPNISTVAPTLPEVTKPQAASKEPEISADSEVSVTETENSVPRPKTTSSEVRITVEAEEILTKLSDEEKSKVHTSGVKRVKTPTRDTQKVVTSTIEPSIATIPMETQRAKTPTYEAPKIATGISETQEIPDCTLVEAPSSKLKALNASTKKSLGVSPSVFHASEKSTLPHPLTRVKSPVKDISSAKVLTDQVVAVLNSVKQTPQSEGALIPKTPADKTEAIVINLPTSSPQIIAPALSEIRPPDQIGDEAMQTDSANSEVTASEIKDLKEDMTLVMLSSKGKSGTGDKSLPEGEVLLKTMLKTKGLKSKVSGWSRLKKHMIVEPEEPKFPEAESESKKDVEQQEKTDGQKKPTEPDAESDSQGETKSKDSPRAMKMWDAVLFQMFSTKENILQQIDANKSEEEKTVRNTQEIPSFAYRLPLLLYSPQFNARKLKEAASRPTTKILTVFELGLIGRKNQDEEPKDFNRTAKGFNASKNTEA
- the prr33 gene encoding mucin-17 isoform X4, which encodes MAASYGSAPQPGLLSQQFPPPLLPKPAKDNIRLQKLLKRTAKKKAAPPATQAPAPYRSSLSPVSEASPDLEKSDPSTPPRTPETPIYASTVQPRFFIRPLYQHTASPYPVHRNYGKTARISTQTYTAPVCTSPQLVASLHTYTPAQSSTPQTPAAAQRPGQAVVPSLLITTSGPATVPSASHVSSQVRTIHGKHSLQIIITEAPKSKKPMFDVPQITMYTAKSPFHERSKSPFYDSSGLKPFHYGTTTPRSKTPTFEVKRVATPTFEVKRAVTPTSEIRRVTTPISEVSRGITATSEVKRGTTPTSEIRRVTTPISEVSRGIAATSEVKRGTTPTSEIRRVTTPISEVSRGITATSEVKRGTTPTSEIRRVTTPISEVSRGNTPISGIKRGATPTSEIKKIVASIAEENKGPTPTREISVARRPKTPSYQTPRAKTPVFEKPRVNPLLFATSPVTTTSGDAHNSTVRKDPQTLKVPNSVETPAEPETLKQCLSSESAKTPAKDDTPAETETSKYTAPSTGYQRPRTPTYEAPKPTSLPTGHQRPKTPTYKTSKPATPHFGYQRPKTPTYDPNISTVAPTLPEVTKPQAASKEPEISADSEVSVTETENSVPRPKTTSSEVRITVEAEEILTKLSDEEKSKVHTSGVKRVKTPTRDTQKVVTSTIEPSIATIPMETQRAKTPTYEAPKIATGISETQEIPDCTLVEAPSSKLKALNASTKKSLGVSPSVFHASEKSTLPHPLTRVKSPVKDISSAKVLTDQVVAVLNSVKQTPQSEGALIPKTPADKTEAIVINLPTSSPQIIAPALSEIRPPDQIGDEAMQTDSANSEVTASEIKDLKEDMTLVMLSSKGKSGTGDKSLPEGEVLLKTMLKTKGLKSKVSGWSRLKKHMIVEPEEPKFPEAESESKKDVEQQEKTDGQKKPTEPDAESDSQGETKSKDSPRAMKMWDAVLFQMFSTKENILQQIDANKSEEEKTVRNTQEIPSFAYRLPLLLYSPQFNARKLKEAASRPTTKILTVFELGLIGRKNQDEEPKDFNRTAKGFNASKNTEA
- the prr33 gene encoding neurofilament heavy polypeptide isoform X6; translation: MAASYGSAPQPGLLSQQFPPPLLPKPAKDNIRLQKLLKRTAKKKAAPPATQAPAPYRSSLSPVSEASPDLEKSDPSTPPRTPETPIYASTVQPRFFIRPLYQHTASPYPVHRNYGKTARISTQTYTAPVCTSPQLVASLHTYTPAQSSTPQTPAAAQRPGQAVVPSLLITTSGPATVPSASHVSSQVRTIHGKHSLQIIITEAPKSKKPMFDVPQITMYTAKSPFHERSKSPFYDSSGLKPFHYGTTTPRSKTPTFEVKRVATPTFEVKRAVTPTSEIRRVTTPISEVSRGIAATSEVKRGTTPTSEIRRVTTPISEVSRGIAATSEVKRGTTPTSEIRRVTTPISEVSRGNTPISGIKRGATPTSEIKKIVASIAEENKGPTPTREISVARRPKTPSYQTPRAKTPVFEKPRVNPLLFATSPVTTTSGDAHNSTVRKDPQTLKVPNSVETPAEPETLKQCLSSESAKTPAKDDTPAETETSKYTAPSTGYQRPRTPTYEAPKPTSLPTGHQRPKTPTYKTSKPATPHFGYQRPKTPTYDPNISTVAPTLPEVTKPQAASKEPEISADSEVSVTETENSVPRPKTTSSEVRITVEAEEILTKLSDEEKSKVHTSGVKRVKTPTRDTQKVVTSTIEPSIATIPMETQRAKTPTYEAPKIATGISETQEIPDCTLVEAPSSKLKALNASTKKSLGVSPSVFHASEKSTLPHPLTRVKSPVKDISSAKVLTDQVVAVLNSVKQTPQSEGALIPKTPADKTEAIVINLPTSSPQIIAPALSEIRPPDQIGDEAMQTDSANSEVTASEIKDLKEDMTLVMLSSKGKSGTGDKSLPEGEVLLKTMLKTKGLKSKVSGWSRLKKHMIVEPEEPKFPEAESESKKDVEQQEKTDGQKKPTEPDAESDSQGETKSKDSPRAMKMWDAVLFQMFSTKENILQQIDANKSEEEKTVRNTQEIPSFAYRLPLLLYSPQFNARKLKEAASRPTTKILTVFELGLIGRKNQDEEPKDFNRTAKGFNASKNTEA
- the prr33 gene encoding mucin-17 isoform X1; the protein is MAASYGSAPQPGLLSQQFPPPLLPKPAKDNIRLQKLLKRTAKKKAAPPATQAPAPYRSSLSPVSEASPDLEKSDPSTPPRTPETPIYASTVQPRFFIRPLYQHTASPYPVHRNYGKTARISTQTYTAPVCTSPQLVASLHTYTPAQSSTPQTPAAAQRPGQAVVPSLLITTSGPATVPSASHVSSQVRTIHGKHSLQIIITEAPKSKKPMFDVPQITMYTAKSPFHERSKSPFYDSSGLKPFHYGTTTPRSKTPTFEVKRVATPTFEVKRAVTPTSEIRRVTTPISEVSRGITATSEVKRGTTPTSEIRRVTTPISEVSRGIAATSEVKRGTTPTSEIRRVTTPISEVSRGIAATSEVKRGTTPTSEIRRVTTPISEVSRGIAATSEVKRGTTPTSEIRRVTTPISEVSRGNTPISGIKRGATPTSEIKKIVASIAEENKGPTPTREISVARRPKTPSYQTPRAKTPVFEKPRVNPLLFATSPVTTTSGDAHNSTVRKDPQTLKVPNSVETPAEPETLKQCLSSESAKTPAKDDTPAETETSKYTAPSTGYQRPRTPTYEAPKPTSLPTGHQRPKTPTYKTSKPATPHFGYQRPKTPTYDPNISTVAPTLPEVTKPQAASKEPEISADSEVSVTETENSVPRPKTTSSEVRITVEAEEILTKLSDEEKSKVHTSGVKRVKTPTRDTQKVVTSTIEPSIATIPMETQRAKTPTYEAPKIATGISETQEIPDCTLVEAPSSKLKALNASTKKSLGVSPSVFHASEKSTLPHPLTRVKSPVKDISSAKVLTDQVVAVLNSVKQTPQSEGALIPKTPADKTEAIVINLPTSSPQIIAPALSEIRPPDQIGDEAMQTDSANSEVTASEIKDLKEDMTLVMLSSKGKSGTGDKSLPEGEVLLKTMLKTKGLKSKVSGWSRLKKHMIVEPEEPKFPEAESESKKDVEQQEKTDGQKKPTEPDAESDSQGETKSKDSPRAMKMWDAVLFQMFSTKENILQQIDANKSEEEKTVRNTQEIPSFAYRLPLLLYSPQFNARKLKEAASRPTTKILTVFELGLIGRKNQDEEPKDFNRTAKGFNASKNTEA
- the prr33 gene encoding mucin-17 isoform X5, yielding MAASYGSAPQPGLLSQQFPPPLLPKPAKDNIRLQKLLKRTAKKKAAPPATQAPAPYRSSLSPVSEASPDLEKSDPSTPPRTPETPIYASTVQPRFFIRPLYQHTASPYPVHRNYGKTARISTQTYTAPVCTSPQLVASLHTYTPAQSSTPQTPAAAQRPGQAVVPSLLITTSGPATVPSASHVSSQVRTIHGKHSLQIIITEAPKSKKPMFDVPQITMYTAKSPFHERSKSPFYDSSGLKPFHYGTTTPRSKTPTFEVKRVATPTFEVKRAVTPTSEIRRVTTPISEVSRGITATSEVKRGTTPTSEIRRVTTPISEVSRGIAATSEVKRGTTPTSEIRRVTTPISEVSRGIAATSEVKRGTTPTSEIRRVTTPISEVSRGNTPISGIKRGATPTSEIKKIVASIAEENKGPTPTREISVARRPKTPSYQTPRAKTPVFEKPRVNPLLFATSPVTTTSGDAHNSTVRKDPQTLKVPNSVETPAEPETLKQCLSSESAKTPAKDDTPAETETSKYTAPSTGYQRPRTPTYEAPKPTSLPTGHQRPKTPTYKTSKPATPHFGYQRPKTPTYDPNISTVAPTLPEVTKPQAASKEPEISADSEVSVTETENSVPRPKTTSSEVRITVEAEEILTKLSDEEKSKVHTSGVKRVKTPTRDTQKVVTSTIEPSIATIPMETQRAKTPTYEAPKIATGISETQEIPDCTLVEAPSSKLKALNASTKKSLGVSPSVFHASEKSTLPHPLTRVKSPVKDISSAKVLTDQVVAVLNSVKQTPQSEGALIPKTPADKTEAIVINLPTSSPQIIAPALSEIRPPDQIGDEAMQTDSANSEVTASEIKDLKEDMTLVMLSSKGKSGTGDKSLPEGEVLLKTMLKTKGLKSKVSGWSRLKKHMIVEPEEPKFPEAESESKKDVEQQEKTDGQKKPTEPDAESDSQGETKSKDSPRAMKMWDAVLFQMFSTKENILQQIDANKSEEEKTVRNTQEIPSFAYRLPLLLYSPQFNARKLKEAASRPTTKILTVFELGLIGRKNQDEEPKDFNRTAKGFNASKNTEA